The Syntrophorhabdales bacterium genome segment CAGCCTCACACGCCGCAATTTTCAATTCCACAAAACAACACCTGCAAATACGGCACCGATGCCGGTCACCCGGTACGTAGCCGAAATGGACATAATTTCTTTTATCGCCCGGTTTCTCATCTCCATGCCCTTTTCAACCATCTTCTTGACCTGGTTTTCCACGATGCTCTCTTCCGCTCTGGCTGAATACTCCATAATCAGTCCGGCACGATCTGCGTCCTTAGGTATGCCTATCGCCACTGCAGCCGATATGACTTCTCCCGAAACGTCGCTGCAGAGAGAGGCGTACGCCACGGGGACAAGAGCACCCTGCGGCAGTTGAAGAGGACGGGGATTCATTTCCTCGCAGCCGGGCGGAAGAATACTGCTCATTTTCACGAGGTTGGTATCTCCTACCCCTGAAGCGAGAAGCGCGCCGTCAAAAGCATT includes the following:
- a CDS encoding arginine decarboxylase, pyruvoyl-dependent, coding for MKALKRQVTTAYSGNDRGRADEEKKMRGHISPVEMRKSQPDFSGMENTSNPAGYWEVRESANVIIKTPTKFYLVSGASDGFTLLNAFDGALLASGVGDTNLVKMSSILPPGCEEMNPRPLQLPQGALVPVAYASLCSDVSGEVISAAVAIGIPKDADRAGLIMEYSARAEESIVENQVKKMVEKGMEMRNRAIKEIMSISATYRVTGIGAVFAGVVLWN